The DNA region AAAGTTGTTTTTTTGGGAGCAAAAAAGATAGGATTTGAGTGCTTAGCTTGGTTATTTGCTAGGCAAAAAGAATTGGATTATGAGATTATTGCAGTGGGAACCTCATATAGGGGCGTGGAAGTTAAAGAGTTTTGCAAGATACACAATATTAAAGAAATTCAAAATTTAGACGATTTATTGGAGTTGGACTTTGATTTTATAACAAGAATATATTAATTACACTAAAGAAATTGAGAAATTACATTGAATTTGCATTATCATAGAGAATTGAGGTGCTAAAGTGTATATTTATATCAAGGGAGATTAGTTGAAAAAGCCATTTAAACAATCGCAAAGTAAGGATTTGAATTATTCTATTAAATCATTAAAGGAAGGAAGTTTTACTTTGTATCAAAGTCAGATTCGTGAGGTTAAAATGGGGGTTAATGTTAAAATTGTAGAGCCTTGCAATCTCTATGAATGCGAACTTTGCGATGAGGTTTTTGTGGGACCTTTTGTGGAGATTCAAAGGGGTGTGAAAGTGGGAGCTAAGAGCAGAATCCAAAGTCATAGCTTTATTTGTGAGCTAGTCAGCATTGGAGAATCTTGCTTTATTGGGCATGGTGTAATGTTTATTAATGATTTATTCCAAGAGGGCAGACCAGCTGGTAATTCTGCATTGTGGAGAGAAACAAGAATTGGGAATAATGTGAGTATTGGTAGTAATGCTACGATTTTACCTGTGGATATTTGTGATGGCGTGGTGATTGGTGCGGGGAGTGTGGTAACTAAGAATATCACTAAAAAAGGCATTTATGC from Helicobacter colisuis includes:
- a CDS encoding acyltransferase; this encodes MGVNVKIVEPCNLYECELCDEVFVGPFVEIQRGVKVGAKSRIQSHSFICELVSIGESCFIGHGVMFINDLFQEGRPAGNSALWRETRIGNNVSIGSNATILPVDICDGVVIGAGSVVTKNITKKGIYAGNPARLIREL